TCTTGATATGAGAATGAATAGGCAAAATGAGTTAACAGCAGAAATAATTGTCAATGAATACTCCCAGGATGAGCTTTCTAGAATATTTTTCGACTACGGTGAAGAAAGATTTTCCAAAGCCATAGCTAGAAATATTGTAAAAGCTCGCGCAACCGAAAGAATTAATACCACTTTCAAACTCCGAAATATTGTTATGAAATCTGCGAGATTTTCGGAAGTTCATCCTGAGAAGAGAGTATTTCAAGCCCTACGAATCGAAGTAAATAGGGAACTTGATGTCCTAACAAAGGCAATCGACACAATAATAGATTTTATTGATAAAGATGGCAGACTAGCGATAATTACTTTCCATTCTTTAGAAGATAGGATAGTTAAAAATAAATTTAAGGATTTGGCAACAGGGTGTATATGCCCGCCAGAAATCCCAGTCTGTGTATGTAATCACGAGGCTAAGGTAAAAATCATTACCAAAAAGCCAATTACAGCTAAGGCTGATGAACTAAAAGAAAATTCCAGGTCAAAACCTGCGAAATTAAGAGTATGTCAAAGGATATGATATGGCTGAACGTTTTGAAAAAAGATTAGTAAAAAATAATAATAAAAACCGTGTCAGACTCAAAGTCAAGGAAAAACCAAAAGTTATGAGGTCATACCAGGTAGATAAGCTTAGGAAAAGAGATAGGAAGGTAAAATACGCTATTTCTTTATTGGTTTTTGCCTTTATAGGAGCTTTGACAACTCTATTAATAATTAAGAGAATTAACTTGTCAAATGACAGATTTGAGTATAATAGACTACAGGCAGAAATTGTAAGCTATGAGCTCCAAAGAAACAGACTTCAAGATAATCTTGATGAGGCAATTGACCTAAACAGGATTCAAAGATATGCTATCGAAGATTTGGGCATGGTTTATAAAAATGACAAAAATAATTAACTGCCGTTAGGAATTATTATGGACAATATATATTTAATAACTATTATTGGCATTTGTTTGAGTATGGGACTTGGGAAAGTCATAATTCCCATGCTTGAAAGAAAGAAAATTGGACAAAATATCAGAAAGGTAGGACCTCAAAGCCACATGGCTAAGGCAGGCACACCTACTATGGGCGGGATTATATTTATAATAGTAGCCTTTGCTATGAGTCTAATTATTCTACCAAAAAATCTAGAAACTTTTATCTTAGTTATTTCTATGTTGGGATTTGGAGCAATTGGTTTTATTGATGACTTTAGAAAACTTGTTCTCCACCAGTCTGAAGGCCTTAAACCTAAACAAAAATTGGTTTTACAATTTGCCTTGGCAGCCTTAATAACAATCCTTGCATATTTAAATGACAAAGAATCTATAACTAAACTTTTAATACCATTTACAACTACCTACCTACCAGTGTCAGTCCTTGGTATTCCTATAATGATTTTTATAATTGTAGGAACTTCAAACGCCACAAACCTAACTGACGGGCTTGATGGACTCTTGGTAAGTGTGTCTATTCCAGTTTTTATAACTCTTGCAATTCTTGCAGGAAGTGGAACAAATAAATTATTTGCTGTAATTATGCTAGGCGCAATTCTAGGATTTTTAATTTTCAATTCAAATCCAGCCAGCGTTTTTATGGGAGATACTGGATCAATGGCTATTGGTGGAGCTGTAGTGGCCCTTGCCATTAACCTAAAAATTCCAATATATCTTGTGATATTTGGAGGAGTATATGTGATGGAGACCTTATCTGTAATTATCCAGGTCATTTCTTATAGGTATAGGAATAAGAAAAGAGTATTTCTAATGACACCTATCCATCATCATTTTGAATTAAAAGGTTATAAGGAGCAAAAAATTGTAGTAGGATTTATGATTTTATCTACGATCCTATGTCTAATTACTTTGGTGGCAATACTATGAAAAAAGTTTTAGTTTACGGACTCGGTGTAACAGGAATATCTTCAGTTAAGGCTTTAGATAAGCTTGGATATGAAGTTTACACCTATGATAAAAATAAAAAAAATATTAAAGAACTTGAGGGCTATGACTATAGCCCTATTTCTGATGAAAATTTTGGCAAATACGACTTTGTTTTAAAATCGCCTGGAATCAAGCCAAGTGATGATATTGTGAAAATTTTAGAAAAAGATAATGAAATAATATCTGATATAGAAGCAAGTCAGAGACTTTTTCCAGATAAGGAAAAAATTGCTATAACAGGCACAAATGGTAAGACTTCTACAACTTCTATGGTCACTCATATTTTAAATGAGTGTGGTCATCCTGCTTACGCTGTAGGAAATATCGGTGAGGGAATTTTGTGGCAGATGTATGATAAGAAAGGAGTTTTTGTAGAAGAACTTTCATCTTTTCAACTTCATGATACACAGACTTATAAACCACATATTGGTGCAATTTTAAATATCAAAGAAGATCACATAGATTGGCATGGATCTTTTGAAGATTATATAGATAGCAAATTAAAACTTGCGTCAAATCAAGATGAAAACGACTTTTTGGTTATTAACCACGAAGATGAGATAAGCCAGAACCATTTGGGAGATTTTAAGGCTCAAGTTTATGAGTTTTCAAGCCAAAATATGGTGGAAAGGGGTCTTTTCCTTGATGATAATAAAATCTGCTTTAGAAATGGCGGTTGTAATATTGCAGAAATCCTAGATGTTAGAGACTTATCTGTAATTGGAAACCACAATTACGAGAATGTTATGGCTGCGATATTGCTTACTTATTTGTATGGCTTAGATTTAGTTGATATTGTTAAAGCAGTAAAAACTTTCAAATCAATTTCCCATAGACTTGAATATGTGAGGACCCTTGATGGAATAGATTTTTACAATGATTCTAAGGGAACAAACGTAGATAGCTCTGTAAAGGCAATAGAAAGTTTTGATAGACCAATACTTATAATTGCAGGTGGCTATGATAAACATATTGACTACACTGATTTTGTTAAGGCTTTTAAGAAAAATGGCAAGATCATGGTTCTAATGGGAGCGACCAAGGAAAAATTAAGGCTTTTGTGCGAAAAATACCAGATTAAATATATTTTGGTTAAGGATATGAAAGAAGCAATTGATACAGCATATGAAAACGGTGAAAAGGGCGATGTGGTCTTACTTTCTCCAGCTAGTGCTTCTTGGGATATGTATAAATCTTATGAGGTAAGGGGAGATGAGTTTAAGGCCCTTGTAAATAGATTGGAAGAAAAATGAGAGTAATACTATCAGGTGGTGGAACGGGTGGACATATCTATCCGGCCATTGCTATTGGACAAAAAATCATGGAAGAAAAACCAGATAGCCAGATAATTTATGTTGGAATTAAGGGTGGCCCAGAAGAGAAGATTGCTGCAAAAAATGGCTATGAATTTAAAGCTATTGAAGCTATGGGGATTCCTAGAAAAATCAATAAAAGGCTTTTTAAGGCCCTAGCCACAAATCTTAAGGGTTTTAAGGAAGCAAAAAAAATCATCAAAGATTTTAAGCCAGACCTTGTAATTGGAACAGGCGGTTATGTTTGTGCCCCAATTTTATACCAAGCAAGCAAAGCAAAAATACCATCAATTGTTCACGAATCAAATTCTTATCCAGGAATGGCTTCTAAATTTTTATCAAAAAAAGTCGACAGGGTTTTGATTTCCTACAAGGAAGCTGCCGCACATTTTAAAAACAAAGACAATATTGTAGTTACAGGAAATCCAGTTAGGAATAATTTTGATTTGTCATTTACGGATGAAGACCTAAATCAACTAGGCATTGACAAATCTATTCCAGTTGTATTTTCCTTTGGCGGATCAAATGGTTCTTTCGCCTTAAATAAGGCGGTTATAGAAATGAGCGGGGATTTAAATGGAGAATTTTATCTCCTCCACCAAACAGGAAATAGGTTTTATGATGATTTTCTTAATAAGGCTCATAAATCGAAATACCTTAAAGCCTTTGCTTATATAGATAATATTGATTTGTTCTATGGGGTATCAGACTTAGTCATTGCTTCAAGCGGAGCTATGAGTTTGGCTGAAATATCTTCTGTTGGTAGACCTTCGATTTTGATTCCAAAAGCCTACACAACTGAAAACCATCAGGAATACAATGCCCGTACCTATGTCGATCATGGAGCAAGTCTAATGATTTTAGAAAAAGATTTATCTGGCTCCCTCCTAAAAAAAGAGATTATGAGTATAATAAAAGATAGAGAAAAAATTAAGCAAATGGGGGAGAAGGCTTACGACCTTGCTGATGAAGATGCCTTAGACAAGATTTACCAGCAAATCGAAGAGCTAATATAGATGACAAATAAAAACGACGATAGGTTAATAAAAAAAGGATCTAGAGTATTTAACAAAAAATATATAGCCAAAAAACGCAGTTTGGAAGAAGAAAAAAGAGGGAATTCGAAAGCCTTTATTTTTCTCTTAGTTTTGGCTTTTTTATTGGGAGTTTTTTACAATCTCTACACCCACCCTTTTATGAAAATCCAGGATATATACATAAATGGAAATAGGGTTACTGAGGATACTGAGATTATAAAAAAACTTAAGTCACCTCTAGGCAAAAATATTTTATTATATAATCCGACTAAGTACGAAGAAGATATAGAAAATTTAGAGTATATAAAATCGGCCAAGGTGAGGAAGGTTTTTCCAAAGATGTTATCTGTTAAGGTTGAAGAAGATTTTCCTATGTTTGTAATTAAAAAATACGGCAAGGAAATTATTGTGACAAATAACGGATTGGTTACAGATAAAAAGCCTTATAGCAAGGAGGCGAAGCTTATAGAAATAAAAACCAAGGGTGTAGAAACTACTCTTGGCCAAAGTTTCACTTCATCACAGGCAATAGGGGATTTTATCAAAGAATTGCAAGCTTCCTCTTTAATAGGGAGCCTAAGCCAATTAAATTTGGAAAATAAGCTTGATATTGGTATAATGATACAAGATATTGAGGTTAAATTTGGCGATTTAAATAATATTTCTTATAAAATTAAATTGCTGGAGAAAATTTTACAAGACATTAAAAGCAAGGGACTAGAAGCTGTAAGCATCAACTTAAACAATGGAGATAATCCTCTTGTGGTTGTAAAATAGAAGTCTTTTAGTAAAAATCTTAATAAGTAGAATAAAACAATGGGGGATTTTATGGCAAATATTAACATTGATATGGACAACAACTCTTTAGCTAAGATTAAAGTTATAGGAGTTGGTGGTGGTGGCAACAATGCTATCAGCAGAATGAGAGACAACGGACTATCAGGAGTAGAGTTTTTAGCTCTAAATACAGACCTACAAACACTTCAAGAATCAAACGCAGATTTAAGACTACAAATTGGTGAAAAACTAACTAGAGGTCTTGGTGCTGGTGCAAATCCAAGTGTTGGAGAAAAAGCAGCAGAAGAATCTAAGGGCGAAATTGAAGAAGCAATCAAGGGCGCTGACATGGTATTTATCACAGCCGGTATGGGCGGTGGTACAGGCACAGGTGCAGCTCCAATCGTAGCTCAAGTTGCTAAAGAAATGGACATCCTAACTGTAGGTGTAGTTACAAAACCATTCACATTTGAAGGTAGAAAAAGAGCAACTCAAGCAGAAGCAGGTATTGAAAAACTAAAGGAAAATGTAGATACACTTATCACTATTCCAAATGATAGACTTTTACAAATAGTTGAAAAAAGAACATCAATGGTTGAAGCTTTCCAAATGGCTGACCAAGTACTTATGGATGCTGTTAGCGGTATTTCAGAGCTAATCGCAGTTCCAAATGTAATCAACCTTGACTTTGCTGACGTTGAATCAATTATGAGTGATCAAGGTATTGCTCACATGGGAATCGGCAGGGCAAGCGGAGAAAATAGAGCTGTTGACGCTGCTAAAGCTGCAGTTAATTCTCCACTACTTGAAACAAGCATTGACGGAGCAAACGCAGTTCTTCTTAACGTAACAGCTGCAGAAGTTGGCTTAATGGAAGCAAACGAAGCTGCAGAATTAATTAGAGAATCAATTGACTCTGATGCAAACATCATCTTTGGTGTTGGCCAAGATGAATCTCTAGGAGATGAAATCAAGATTACTGTTATCGCAACAGGTTTTGACAACAGTTCTAGATCTCGTAGGGCTGATAGAAATTCTAACAGAGCTGATGAACTAAGAGCTCCACAAAGAAATTCCCAACCTAGCCAACAAAGAAAATCATCAAATCCTTTTGATGATATAGATCTTCCAGACTTCTTAAAATAAGATGAGATGTCCCTATTGCAACTCAACAAATACTAGGGTAGTTGACTCAAGGTCGACAGATGACGACAGGGCCATCCGTAGGAGAAGGCTTTGCGAAGATTGTGACAAGAGATTTTCAACCTACGAAAGGTATGAAGATTCTACAGTCATGATAATAAAAAAGGATAATACTAGAGAAGCCTTTGACCCAAGAAAGGTCATATCAGGTATAGTGAAATCCTGTCAAAAACGTCCAGTATCTATGGATCAAATAGAAGAAGTAGCAAAAAATATCGAAACCAAAGTCAACCACACTGGTAAAAAGGAAGTGACCTCAACATATATAGGCGAGCTTGTCATGGATGAGCTAAAAGACCTTGATTCTGTAGCCTATGTCAGATTTGCTTCTGTATATAGGGAATTTAAGGATTTGGAGTCCTTCTATGAGGAGATTATAAATTTAAAAGATGATAAAGGTGCTAATTCTTAGCATCTTTTTTCTTTAAGGAAGAAGAATGGATTTATTTGAACTAAATAGAAAAATTGAATTAGAAAAATCTGCCCCTCTAGCTGATAGGCTTAGGCCAAAAAGCCTAGATGCATACATAGGTCAAGACCACTTGGTAGGAGAGGGCAAAATCATAAGAAGGATGATCAAGGCTGATAGGATTTATTCAATGATTTTTTATGGGCCGCCTGGTGTAGGAAAGACTACCCTAGCAAAGATTATCTCAAACTCAACCAACATGGCTTTTGAGGAAGTCTCAGCTGTGGCAAGTGGGATATCTGACCTTAAGGAAAAAATTCAGATAGCCAAGGATAACCTGTCCTACGAAAATAAGAAAACCATATTATTTGTAGATGAGATCCATAGGTTTAATAAGAGCCAGCAAGATTACCTCTTACCTTTTGTGGAAGATGCCACAATTATATTAATTGGTGCAACAACAGAAAATCCTTATTTTGAGGTAAATAAGGCTTTGATTTCAAGGATGTATGTCTTTGAATTAAAAGAACTTACAGAAAAAAATCTTAGTGATTTGATTGATCTTGCCCTGAATACTGATGAGGTTTTAAAAAATAAAAACATAAACCTAAGCCAAGCTGCTAGGGATAAGTTAATAAAATATTCAAATGGTGATTCGAGAGCCCTTTTAAATGCCTTAGAAATCGCCATATTTTCAGAAAATGAAAAAGATGGTAGAATAGAAATAGACTCTGAAACTATAGAGAATTCTACAACAAAAAAAATTGCTGTTTATGACAAAAATGGTGACAGGCACTATGATACCATATCGGCCTTTATAAAGTCGATGAGAGGGTCAGATATAGATGCGAGTTTGTATTATTTGGCAAAGATGCTAGTTTCTGGAGAAGATATAAAATTTATAGCAAGAAGGATGATAATTTTTGCGGCAGAGGATATATCAAATGCAGATCCTTTTGCCTTGGTTTTGGCAAATTCGACTTTTGAGGCGGTAAACAAGATAGGTATGCCTGAAGCAAGGATTATCCTTGCCCAAACGGTAACCTACCTAGCGGCAGCAATAAAGAGTAATTCAACTTAT
This genomic window from Anaerococcus murdochii contains:
- the murG gene encoding undecaprenyldiphospho-muramoylpentapeptide beta-N-acetylglucosaminyltransferase; protein product: MRVILSGGGTGGHIYPAIAIGQKIMEEKPDSQIIYVGIKGGPEEKIAAKNGYEFKAIEAMGIPRKINKRLFKALATNLKGFKEAKKIIKDFKPDLVIGTGGYVCAPILYQASKAKIPSIVHESNSYPGMASKFLSKKVDRVLISYKEAAAHFKNKDNIVVTGNPVRNNFDLSFTDEDLNQLGIDKSIPVVFSFGGSNGSFALNKAVIEMSGDLNGEFYLLHQTGNRFYDDFLNKAHKSKYLKAFAYIDNIDLFYGVSDLVIASSGAMSLAEISSVGRPSILIPKAYTTENHQEYNARTYVDHGASLMILEKDLSGSLLKKEIMSIIKDREKIKQMGEKAYDLADEDALDKIYQQIEELI
- a CDS encoding cell division protein FtsQ/DivIB; translated protein: MTNKNDDRLIKKGSRVFNKKYIAKKRSLEEEKRGNSKAFIFLLVLAFLLGVFYNLYTHPFMKIQDIYINGNRVTEDTEIIKKLKSPLGKNILLYNPTKYEEDIENLEYIKSAKVRKVFPKMLSVKVEEDFPMFVIKKYGKEIIVTNNGLVTDKKPYSKEAKLIEIKTKGVETTLGQSFTSSQAIGDFIKELQASSLIGSLSQLNLENKLDIGIMIQDIEVKFGDLNNISYKIKLLEKILQDIKSKGLEAVSINLNNGDNPLVVVK
- a CDS encoding replication-associated recombination protein A; its protein translation is MDLFELNRKIELEKSAPLADRLRPKSLDAYIGQDHLVGEGKIIRRMIKADRIYSMIFYGPPGVGKTTLAKIISNSTNMAFEEVSAVASGISDLKEKIQIAKDNLSYENKKTILFVDEIHRFNKSQQDYLLPFVEDATIILIGATTENPYFEVNKALISRMYVFELKELTEKNLSDLIDLALNTDEVLKNKNINLSQAARDKLIKYSNGDSRALLNALEIAIFSENEKDGRIEIDSETIENSTTKKIAVYDKNGDRHYDTISAFIKSMRGSDIDASLYYLAKMLVSGEDIKFIARRMIIFAAEDISNADPFALVLANSTFEAVNKIGMPEARIILAQTVTYLAAAIKSNSTYLAIDKALDFVRTNQDKTVPNKLKDSHYAGSKNLITEEYLYPHDHGGYVDTNYLPDDFAGEKFYQAKYLGYEKEMIERLEKIKEGKNED
- the ftsZ gene encoding cell division protein FtsZ; the protein is MANINIDMDNNSLAKIKVIGVGGGGNNAISRMRDNGLSGVEFLALNTDLQTLQESNADLRLQIGEKLTRGLGAGANPSVGEKAAEESKGEIEEAIKGADMVFITAGMGGGTGTGAAPIVAQVAKEMDILTVGVVTKPFTFEGRKRATQAEAGIEKLKENVDTLITIPNDRLLQIVEKRTSMVEAFQMADQVLMDAVSGISELIAVPNVINLDFADVESIMSDQGIAHMGIGRASGENRAVDAAKAAVNSPLLETSIDGANAVLLNVTAAEVGLMEANEAAELIRESIDSDANIIFGVGQDESLGDEIKITVIATGFDNSSRSRRADRNSNRADELRAPQRNSQPSQQRKSSNPFDDIDLPDFLK
- the nrdR gene encoding transcriptional regulator NrdR, with translation MRCPYCNSTNTRVVDSRSTDDDRAIRRRRLCEDCDKRFSTYERYEDSTVMIIKKDNTREAFDPRKVISGIVKSCQKRPVSMDQIEEVAKNIETKVNHTGKKEVTSTYIGELVMDELKDLDSVAYVRFASVYREFKDLESFYEEIINLKDDKGANS
- the murD gene encoding UDP-N-acetylmuramoyl-L-alanine--D-glutamate ligase, yielding MKKVLVYGLGVTGISSVKALDKLGYEVYTYDKNKKNIKELEGYDYSPISDENFGKYDFVLKSPGIKPSDDIVKILEKDNEIISDIEASQRLFPDKEKIAITGTNGKTSTTSMVTHILNECGHPAYAVGNIGEGILWQMYDKKGVFVEELSSFQLHDTQTYKPHIGAILNIKEDHIDWHGSFEDYIDSKLKLASNQDENDFLVINHEDEISQNHLGDFKAQVYEFSSQNMVERGLFLDDNKICFRNGGCNIAEILDVRDLSVIGNHNYENVMAAILLTYLYGLDLVDIVKAVKTFKSISHRLEYVRTLDGIDFYNDSKGTNVDSSVKAIESFDRPILIIAGGYDKHIDYTDFVKAFKKNGKIMVLMGATKEKLRLLCEKYQIKYILVKDMKEAIDTAYENGEKGDVVLLSPASASWDMYKSYEVRGDEFKALVNRLEEK
- the mraY gene encoding phospho-N-acetylmuramoyl-pentapeptide-transferase: MDNIYLITIIGICLSMGLGKVIIPMLERKKIGQNIRKVGPQSHMAKAGTPTMGGIIFIIVAFAMSLIILPKNLETFILVISMLGFGAIGFIDDFRKLVLHQSEGLKPKQKLVLQFALAALITILAYLNDKESITKLLIPFTTTYLPVSVLGIPIMIFIIVGTSNATNLTDGLDGLLVSVSIPVFITLAILAGSGTNKLFAVIMLGAILGFLIFNSNPASVFMGDTGSMAIGGAVVALAINLKIPIYLVIFGGVYVMETLSVIIQVISYRYRNKKRVFLMTPIHHHFELKGYKEQKIVVGFMILSTILCLITLVAIL
- the rsmH gene encoding 16S rRNA (cytosine(1402)-N(4))-methyltransferase RsmH, which produces MKFEHTPVLYRECIENLNIKPDGIYADLTLGKGGHSKLILENLSPKGLLIGIDQDKAAIEAASENLKDYDNKVFFNTNFENIGKVLTEAGFDKIDGALMDIGVSSYQIDNPERGFSYMHDGPLDMRMNRQNELTAEIIVNEYSQDELSRIFFDYGEERFSKAIARNIVKARATERINTTFKLRNIVMKSARFSEVHPEKRVFQALRIEVNRELDVLTKAIDTIIDFIDKDGRLAIITFHSLEDRIVKNKFKDLATGCICPPEIPVCVCNHEAKVKIITKKPITAKADELKENSRSKPAKLRVCQRI